The stretch of DNA AGGGGGATGTGGAGAACATTCTCAGTCTTTAGTACAGTCACATATTGCCAAACTCCTTAGTTTTCCCACCCGTTAACATTTTTGAGTGCAAATTCAATAAGCCAGCAGAAATTGCTCTTACAAGTTTTATTCAATAATTTACCCCCCAACCCGCccagaaaaaataaacaggatGGAAGCAGGACTATGTAGTCTTGGTGCCAATCACACCATCACATCAAAGTGAAACAGTGCTTCTTTCTTCTACCACTCAGTGTAGTGCACTTCCTCTTACCACTCCATACATTCAGTCTCCTCTACTCATGGTGACAGCACGATCcatagttaaaaaagaaaatccgaTTGGTACTGTGTCAAACGCAGTCGATACCAAGTCAGTTCTAGCATGTGTCAGACTGATGTCAGATCCCAGTgagaagtggaaaaaaagttctttaaTGGCATATCTCGAGGCAACAGTAGCTGTTTTCTTATTTAGATGCAGGTTTGTggcttgttgtttttaatgattctctgtattcattgtttgtatTCATGCATGCAAGCTGGGATTTTAGTGCATGTTCTTGTTCATGTCTCTCTGTATCACCAAGACAGAATGATGTAATTCAAAAGGATTTTTTCAAAGATAAAAAGCgttgttacatttcttttggacaatgtatttttaatacatCGGTGCAGCTATTAAAGGCCAAGTATCATAAGGTGAGAaatgtgtgcacgtgtgtgtggatctgtatgtgtgtgtagttgggAGGGGCGGTCTGGAGCAGACACAGGCATCACATTGACAACTTAACCCAATTTGTCCCGGGCAAATATGCATGAAAACACAACGCCATGTAATAGATTATTTGTAGGATTGTTGAGAAGTCTTTAGCAGAAAAAGTTTTCCTCGTCTTTATCCTAAAAAGTGACGTAATGTTTGAAAGGAAAATTGTTCTGTATCATGGCACTACTTGACCTTTAGTTATAATACATTCTtcgttatatactgtatatttatacatatttatcatacagCAAAATAAGCAGACTATTTAATGGGGTAAACGGggtattttcagatttttacatCATTTTACAGACCATAATACCACACTCAATAAAGTACTTGCAAAGCAgcagtttcttttgttttgcaatGAAATATGGTAAATCATTGCAGCCAGTTGTTCTGCTATCAGACCTTTGTATTATTGCTGCGGGTGCCAAAATACTAATGGGCAAATTCAAAAAAGGGATTGCGTGGCTTTTGCAGTCACTAAACCTGCCTTAATACAACAGACAGAAATTGTGTAATTGATAAAAGCACCGGTTAAAGGGTGAAAGGCACCCCAAACTGTGCTGCGGCTGCAATCCATTCTTTGTGAATTCATCCTAAGTAAATACTGAATATACTAAGAAAAGGTTGGAGCAGAAAGGGTTGATTTTCTTATTGTGCTAATGCCATGCCTGTGTCTACTGCTACTATGAGTGATCTATTTCCACTAGCAGTAAGTATGCGTGCACACAAGCACATatgtgcacatgcatgtgttACAAATTCCAGTATAGTTAGATCTACGAGCGCAGCTTATTGTGCTGAAAAATTCCTGTCGAGGAAGcacagaggagaagaaaaagtgGTAGACGAGATGTTAGAGTTAGAGAGCAAGCAAAAGAAAATGCGGTGTTATACAGATTTCACAATGTCAGAGGCAGCCCAAAGGGACATTCACTGTCCGTTCACCCTCAAACCTTGTCCAAAACCTTCCACTTCCTGCTCAGGCGGCGTGTCACCACTATTGCCTGCCTCAGCTCCTGGGATCAAAGTTGGCGCCCCCAGTGATCCGTCTACACCTTCTAACCCAGattcatcttcctcttcctcctgttcctcctgGACTACTCCTTCACCTTCTGCCTCTGCTGCAGCTGCCCCCGGGCCAGGGCTACCCTCTGTCAGTGGTGGGTGAGTCCTGAGAGGGTTCTTACGATCTGGATACAACCTTTGCTCTAGCGCCTTGAACTCAGGCTCAAAGGGGAGGGGTACTCCTGGTTGAGAGGCACCCAGTGCCAGGCCCAGACCCACAGCAGCACCCATGCCCATTCCTGCACGGTACACCTCCATGCCATCAGGCAGCATGGATTTGATCTTGGGCAACCATCGCTTGCGGACACGCCTTGCATTTGTGCACATGTCAGCAGCAATCACATTCATTTCACTCTCCTTGAAGTTAGGGTTGAAATTTTGACAGTAGactgcaaaagagaaaaaacaacaacgtcaATCTGGACAAATTGTTCTCTTTTAAAATTCGATCACACATATTTAATGATTTGGACAATAAACCTACGTTTGACAGCGTTGAGGACCCTGCTGTCCAGGGGTTTCCTACTGGGGTCACTAGTTGAAGAACGGATACCTGTCCCGCAGCTATTGGCTAAAGTGTTTCTGCAGGGATACAGAGTCAACACCAGGGGGCAGAGTCAGCAACAGGCACATGCAATAGATAAACATGGGAACACACAACAGAGGCATTGCACAACATGGCCACAGATGGAGTGTGAAAGTTGGTTTGAGACGACAGCCGTAGTGTTCAAAGTCATACAAAGAACTCAAATCTTACAGTAGGCCCTTATAGTATCACACAAACTGTTCTGCTTAGGTGTGCATGTCTTTATACTCACCTATCAAAGAACGTGGCTAGCAGACGGCGAAGCAAGACTTTGTGTTTGATACCAGCACATAGATGACAATTCATCAGCTGTCCTCGGGTCATGAACACCTGTGTACCTGccagtttagaaaaaaaaaaggatttgctgagaaaactttttttgttcattttacaaACCATTTATCTTTGCAGACTCTAGTGCTTTATCCTTTCTCTCGTTGGCCCAATTGTCagttcatctttttatttttttgaaattcatgtTCAAGGAGATCTTTAATGCAGTTAAACAAAGCCTCAGCTGTACAAAGCATCAGAAATTAGGAGAGGAATAGAAGTTGAAGGTCATAAACAGCACActattaattgttttttgctttcttttcaaAACCATCTCTTTCACAGCATTGTGTTCTGTATGTTACTTGCAGACTACAGAACTGAATAACCCGTTTCAACTGGGGGTTTTCAAAAATATCATCTGATTGAATCTGAGCACTCGGTGACGTTTTGAACTCTTGTTTCAGAAAGTTTTGGATTCATTACTGATTCTAACATGCATCTGCATGCGTGATCACATCTGTCTGTAAAGTTCACTGGGAAGTATTCAGACTCTTATCTTTTGTGTGAATAGATTTCATATTAAATTGATTAAACGTTTTGCCCTCCTCCTTTGTATGAATTATATTAGCAACATGTTGAACAATACCTGGCCTCTTTGAAAGTCTATGGTCTGACTGCCAAGAGCAACATCTGACAGTCAGACCAAAGagttcagtttttgtttcatcatactaaaaaaaatccttttcctCATGCTCTCAGAGCCTTGAAAGGACCGTTTTCCAAACTCCCGGCAGGCTGTCATATGCTTTTTACTCCAGAGTGACTTCTATCTAGTCACTCTACCATAAACGCCTGATTGATGAATACTGCAGAGATGGTTGTCCTTCTGTCAcggtcctcaatctctgcagaGGAACTCTGCAGCTTTGTTTTGTCCCTTTGAGATCACCAAAGTCACGCGGCTCAAAACCACTATGGCGGCGATTCAGAGTTTGGTTGAATGTGGTTTGGACACTACTAAATGGTGTTTTCATCAGGGATCAGAATTCAAGTGAATGTAATTGACATCTAAACATAGTTAAACCAACATATCGTAATAACATGGTTTACCACAATGTATATTGGAGCTAGAGATGACCAGAGATTAACCACTGACTGCAGTCTCATATGAGTCAAATGCAGGTGGAGTACATGTGTTTCCTGCATAAAAGGGATATTAGTAAGGGCCACTGGGTTGTGGGTAACCTCATTAATCAATGGCCTCTTTCCCCAGTTACTGATTTTGGTTGGTtgggtttttttcaaaattcaaTGGAGTTCTCTTATGTCCTGAATTTTTAGCTGAACTGAAGTCAGTCAGATTAAGTTGACCAACTATTGAGTTTTAAATTATCTAAATGTGCAAAAGAAAAGTGGAGATATGAATACGTTCCAATCGGACTGCATGCAAATGATTCTccatatgtgtgcatgtgataAAATGTGAGCAAGTTAATGTGTGCGAGTGGATGCATGTGTtcaattgtttgtttgtgtgtgcctaCCAGCTACCAATTCCAGCTTCTCCCCCGGGTCCCCCTCAGTGTAGAGCTTAGGGTGGCAGCGGTAGCCTATCTGGCTGATGAGGCTTGCAGGCAGTGCCACCAGGTCCCTGCGGATCAGCACACAGTTGCGGCTCTCCAAGGCCAAGGGCATCGCTGCCATCTCTGGCTTGTCCTGGACTGATTAATTCAAGCGAGGACAGACACGTGTTCAGAAAGCTTTTTCTTACAcagcaaaacagaaacagataaaTGTGTATGCATCAATATAATAATCAGACTATAAACTACAGAAAAGACCGTCCCATACTCACTCTGCCCTCAATTGAAATATAGGCTAAACATGTAATTAGTAAAGCAGGTTGGTGTAATCTCATACAAGCCTCATATGTTTATGTAAACGTTTTAGAGGATTGCAAGAATATCACAGAAAAGTCATGATATTGCATCAGCAACTTGAGTTTTGGAGGGGGACATTTCCAAAGCTGCGTGTTCTTACTCCCAAAATTGTTTTCCCTAACCTCTGTGATGACTTGcagacacatgcaaacacatgcatatGCAAACACTCCTGTTCACACATAGAGAACAGGAGAAATGAGTCCAATAATTGCCACATGCACATAGTGTATACAGAAAAGTGTGGATTATTACATTTGCATGTGCATTTACACTtacagcacacgcacacacacacacacacacacacacacacacacacacacacacgaaagaTGTGCATGGTTCTCAAATATCCCACAATGTCACCCTGGGGTGCTCTGACTGATTGCAGATAGAGTGGATTTCATAAATATCTGAAACTCTAGAGTTTGACAAACCTGTGTGATGCCTTTGAGCTGCAGGGTGCTAAGAATgatgaaaggtgtgtgtgtgtgtgtatgtgcgcgagcgcgtgcatgcatgtgcacatCCACATGTGAGTTTAAGTGTGTCCTCCATTGGTGTATGGTCTGTGTTTATGCGTGAATGCAAACACAACTAAATATACTGAAGCATATGCACCTGCATGTGTAGGCAAAACTGTCCCAGTATGAAAACTATAACAAAAGGCAGTGGAGACCAGCTGTTGTAGCACTGATAAGTAGTGTGTTGTTGGTCACGATGCACTCCAATCATTACTCCATAAAGCTATCTTTATGCTGAGAGAACCCACACATACACTGGAGGCACACAATCCTGCTTTTTCAAGATGCTCAGGATACATGATTAATGAAAGATTAAAGTTAACTGGGATGAAATCAATGTGTATCAGTTTTGTTGCACAATACGTAACAAGTCTGGACAAGGAGCACTTATGTTCCATAAACCCTACATTCATCAGTAGCTTTATATTTCTGCAAGTCATGCAGCGTTTTACTTTTAGATCGGTGTGATACCAAATGACTTACCTCCATCTGAGCCAAATGCAATTGGGAAAGCAACTCACTTACTGAGATCTTACACGACTAGAAAGATTTTGAAGGCATTGACGGGGTATTTAGGGTATTTACGCAGGGTTGAAATGAAAATTTCTTAACTTTAATTTACTTGAGTTAAGAGTAAATACGATTATAGTTAGTGTAGTggaataaaatatttttgaatttcATTTGTCATAAGATACAAATGTAATATTAGTTTGTGACTATAACTGAGAACATACAATACACATACGAGTTTTTAATGATGAAAAACATCCAAAGTAAAGCTTCCAGATACACCAAAGCTTTGCCACACTTCACAAAGATCTTATAAAAGCATCAGTAAAACATAATACTCACTCCCGTAAGGGTTAGCTAAACGTCCATAGAGATGACTGTAGGCATCTTCTGTGATCCCATCACAGGGCTCTTCCTCAAACTCCTCATCCTCATTCTGGTAGGATGTAGGACTGTCAGTGGTTGGCAGGCTGGATGCTCCAGGACTGGACCTTTCaactcctgctcctcctcctgctccaccCCCACCGGCCCCTTGAAGGTGATATGGAGGCATACCGGGGATGGGGGTCCCACCAGCTGTCGTGTAAAACAGTGAACCGCCCCTCGCCAGACGACTCCCAAACTCCGAAGAAGAAATCTTGCTTTGCATTAAAGGTATTGTCAAGGGTGTTGGGTCACCCCCTTCTAGTTTAATCTTACGTGGTGGCATGAGTAGGGATGGAGACCAGCCCGGGGTTCCCAAAAGGGCAGCCACCGCTAGGCCGTTACCATTATTACAAGGACTCTGCGGCTCGGATCCTGTTTCCTCTAAAGACCCTGCTGTTTGCGAGTCACAGTGAGGTGAGTTTGCCTTGAACATTAGGTCCATGCCTCTTTCAACTATATGCTGAATTTGGAGGTAGCCAGCTGTGTACATGACCACCAGCTGTTCACTAGCTGCCATTGTTAGCTTCCCTGTATAGCAGAAAGTGAGGATCTGCTCAAAGCAAGCAGGTGTGACTGAGGAGGGCAACTCAAACTGGCTCTtggtggagctgctgaagaGGTCACGAAAGTAGAGGCTGCTGGCAGCCAAAACGGCCCGGTGGGCTTTGAAAGCCTGACCTGGTTGATAGAAATAACAGAGAACAGAAAAGAAGTTGAGAATATTGATACAAAATTATTATGGGTGCACAATTTAGAAAACGTCACCATTTGATTCAAAATCAAATTTCAATTCAAAAATgattctcaattaaaaaaacaattcacagtatgcaaatgtagttacttttcccatgcgATAGTGTACATGCcattatgaaacaaaaaaatgaagatttttttgaattctatgaatcaattttgaatctgtagagcttgaatcgcgaTACAAATGTGAATCGATTTTTTTGCACCCCCGACAAATTATGAAACCTTAAAGTTCTATAACTGAAATCTCCAAGTTAACTACGAACTAACCTTTGACCAGGATGGATACATCGCAGTAGTGTCCCAGCAGGCGCTGCTCATTAAGGGAGCCCAGAACTGTAGCTCCAAAGTTCGGGATCTCCACGTGGAGCAGCTGGGACATGTTGGCCGCAGAGGAATAGGAAAATGGGGTTTCAGATATTTACTGCAGAGTCTGCCACTGAGAGAGGcatctgtggaaaaaaacaaaaaaggtatgTAGAATACATGGCGAAAACCAAGAATACAGTGATAAAGATGGAATGAAAAGACAATGCGTGAAAGATGACAAGGGATGCCTGAGGGAGGTGGAGGGGCGAGAAGAAAAACTTCAgagaatcttaaaagaaaagaaagagcaaGAATGAaaatagatagaatagaatgcctttattgtcattatacacaagtacacggtacttgtgcaacgagattaaataGAGTTGAGATGAAGTGAGAAATTGAATACAGTTGttgagggagaagtgagaggtgtgtgaaagagagatgCATATGCAGAGGTAGTGGGTGAGAGAATAGAGGCAAGAAGAGGAGTCAATTCAGtccacataaaaaaataaaaaataaaatgatatgcCTACTGTACATGAGGACGCTGTGAAATACCTTAAGGCAATGTATTGTTTAACATGGATAAAATTCAAAGAAACCTGGACTCATTCCATGTATTGCACTTAATGTATCAAGCATGAAATTTGATGACTTGTAATTCAGCCTTGACAACAACTTATCCAAGGGAGGAAACCACACTAAATTCAACTCGTTTTTCGAGTTCAGAGATACTCCTTGATTTTGCTGACACTATATACCTTTGTCAGCATTTGTCCTCTTTCTAAACTCCggctcaaaaacaaaacaacacaactcaTGTCATACACACAATTTCACACTAACTTTAATACCCTTTTCTCCTCCTCAGTAATATACTCCAGGCATATTTGCACCTTCTCGCCTTCCCTGAaccttttttcattgtttttgtcttttccccacaaacccacacacacacacacacacacacacaggtttcaTTATTAAGCAATGCTGCAGAACAGTTTCCAGgaatacaaagtgaaaaaaatgccaccgcctctctctcacacacacacacactctcgctctctctcccacttCATGCACTCCATACAGACAGGCATGCACTCTGGCTTACTTAAATTAAaagtgttacacacacacacacatacaccacaccacaccacacacacacacacacacacacacaacacacacacacacacacacacacacaccacactgtaCAGGCTGCATAGGGAAATGACTGTGTACTCTGGCATGCAAGCACTCAcctcacacatgcatgcacaaatgCAGAGAAAAGCACTCACAGTTATCCCAGACAGTTCTGACCTGTGTAAGCCAGTCTTCTGGTTAAAACACACCATGGAGCCTTGGCACACACTAGCACACCAGCAGCAGGACAGAAGAGGAGTAGTTAGAGATGGAAGGAGAACACTCTGATGTACTCCGTCTGGTTGACTCTCTCTTTCAATTAAAGTGTCATTCCCACTATCTCAAAGATGATTTTCTTTCTGCAGTCTTGACTGACTTTTCCTCTGTCTATCTTTGCCAGCCTATCTTCAATCTCTATATCCTCCAAAGCCCCATTCTCTCTGCTCACAGTCTATTCTAGCGCTGTCTCAAAGCCTCCCTCTGCCTCCCTGTCATTACCTCTCTTTGgttccctcccctctctctatTCTCCAAGGGTTGAATTCAACAAGTGCcgctgtagagagagagagagagagagagagagaaagaaagcaagagagagagagagagagagagagaagaggagagagagagagagagagagagagagagagagagagagagagagagagagagagagagagagagagagcagagcagagcgaaTCAATGATGAAAGGAGtgggaggctgtgtgtgtgcatgtgtctgcgCGCGTGTGTCTGATCAATGCAGTATCTATACGTCGCAGGGAgtgggagggagaaaaaaaacaggctacAGTTACAGACGGAGACAGAGACTGGGCAGAGCTAGAGAGAAGcaaagaagggagggaggggagagttgagacagagagaaagtcaTTTGAGGACAGTACGAGTAGAGAAAGACAATTAGGTTGAAGCAACTTCTGCCACTTGCCCCGGACACACATTCCTATATGGTTCTAacgaaaaggggggggggggggggggggatgactaAGACAAAAGAGAAATGAGAAAAGCTTACCGAGGTCATAGCCacgattaattaattaaacatcCAATAGTGAAACTTCTGAAATCCCTATTTGACGCAAGTCTAGAGAGAATGCGTCACATCTTGGTAAAGCAAAGCTTTACTAAACTGGAAGCTTTTATTATATGTGATGCCTGAAACCTCCTATCCTTGCAATTGTAGAATTaaaaaggttaattaaaaacacaatcatCATTTCAAGGTATTTCTCATTGTCTTACAATTTATTGGATGACAATAGTAAAAAAAGAGGTTCTACTTTAGactaagtgtttttttgtgtattttctctGAATCGTGCAAGACTTCTCTGCCAAACACCTACAAACAAGCGGAGAGAGACGTAAagactatttttttgtgtattcaTGTATTGTCTTTATACATGAATTGCTAAATTAAACGATTGATGAACGTGTCCACTTTTTTGTCTCAGCTTATTCAGGTGACATTTTTGGTGTCTTCtgttgttacattttttgaccAGCACATGGATGGCCTCACTAAATGTTGCTCTATCGATGTGGATAAGGGAGGACAGGAGCCAGATGTTGCAGCCTGTGACAGGGAAGGAAAGATAAAAGACAACAGCTAACAGAAAGGATAAGTTCCAGAAAGATGTGTGTGGGAGGATAAGAATGCAACATTGCTGTGACAGATgcatttgtacagtatgtgcgtACACACATTAAGTGTTGTGTAATTCTTGTCAGAGCAAAAACACAGTGGAGGAAGCTCTCTGACCTCTGCGCTGCATTGTGGTCGAAGAGACATGAAGACAGTAAACATTTGTGATTTCAAAATCTCATTTCATCTTTTCACCTCACAACACAATctgttaaagaaataaaaaagctgAGGCACGGCATTTGTATAACGGAGTGTGTCCCCAGAAAGTATCCAGACACACTGCGCTTCATGtgttttgcaacaaaaaaaacaaacgttaGTGGAGAAAGTTATGCTAAACTGAGCAAACTTTTACTCTTCAGTCACAGCGGAAATATGAAAGCGAGGATATCACAAAGCGTTGAATACAGTGAGTCAGACTTTGGTTTAGAGAGCTTTTCCCCTGCAGTGTAATATCTGCACGGCACATACAGGCACACATGAGTgagcacacacaaaaagcacagTCAAACGCAGGAGACACAAATCCGCAAACATACTAATGCAAACAGACATATACAcactccctccctttctcttaCACACACTCCAACACACAATCAGGTAATCTCCCTGTGCACACTCAGCAATACAcattctgtttgtttgtctgtctgtccctctgtgaACCTGCCAGACTGCTTGTCCATCGGTCCATCCATCAGTTATTGTCACTATTGTGTCCTTACATCGCCTCTTGCTTCTCCCCGCTCCCTTTTCTCTATCCTCCCCGCCCTGCATACCACATACCCACTGTCTCTCTGCCAATTAATGCACACAGGGCTGCATTGCAGTGAGGTTGGCGCGTGCCAGAGCAGCAAGCACAGTACAGAGTCTACAGACATGCATGTACGTGCCAGCCGGGCAGAANNNNNNNNNNGGGACGACTGAcggaaaagaggaagagggagggagagtgaAAGAGCAAAGAAGAGTGAACAGAGAATATGTTGAGTCAGGCAGACAGGACGGCGGTGTGCCACACTGCACATATACACAGCCGCATGTTCATGtaaatgtatgcatgaatgaatTTGAATGAACAATATGCATGTACATTATGAAGAAAAGCCAACACATTCAAACGGGcataatttacacacacaaacattcacacgGAAATTGCACCCTCCTTCTGCCTGCATCAAATATAGACTTTGCACATCCGTgctgaaaaaatatacataaggAATGAACTCACTCACTGGCTAACgggtgattgtgtgtgtgtgtgtgtgtgtgtgtgtgtgtgtgtgtgtgcgtgtgtgcccaCTCTGCTGCTTGTGTTCTCATTTAtctctgtgtgtttacatttccATGTCAAAGTTTCTTGCATGCCAAGGCGTGTTTTTATAATCATCATTATATACATGGCTGTGACTTTTGGCACTGTatgttaggtgtgtgtgtgtgtgtgtgcgtgagggccGGCATAGTTTATGAGTAGAGATATGAGATCTAATTGCTGTTCAGATTGCTGTTGTCTGCTTTGTTCGAAAGTGTTACATCCATTTTAATCAAGCACTCATACCTACGCACACAGTTATTAACCGTAGCAGCAGGTCCAGACACTTTTAAATAATATGAAGAAATTAAACGATTCGCcagatggcacacacacacacacacacccacacacacacacacacacacacacacaccacacacaccacacaccacacacacacacaccacacccacacaacacacacacacacaccccgatTCAATTACTAGTTACACTGTAGCTATCTACCAAATGACAAACGGAAAACATTCAAACAGGACACTAAAAGTGATACACAGTTATGATTCATGTTTTTGCCATTTAGTACTTTATGGAACAGTTCAATTAAGTTGAATCTTGAAGTTAAGTTTGTGTCAAACCCAACTATGATAAACATACATTTAGAGGACAAATACAGATAAGAAATGTATGAAGTGAGCTGAATAGGAACAGCTCCTTCCTCTCCTGCTTATGTTGCCTCTATACAATCTCAATATGAACAGTTCCCTCGTTATAAATATTCAGATCCTGCAGTTGTTCTCATGTCTAAAGTGTACCAGACAACAGATTCTATCCACGTTGAGACGGCAACGCTCCCTGGCAACAGTTCTACCAATCGGGACTGAGCGGGTGTCTGCCGGAGTCTGTCTCAGTAGCATTATGGGATGtcgagagagaaagaaagagtgagagaggcTGCTTATCACTGCTTATAATGC from Etheostoma spectabile isolate EspeVRDwgs_2016 chromosome 16, UIUC_Espe_1.0, whole genome shotgun sequence encodes:
- the nacc2 gene encoding nucleus accumbens-associated protein 2: MSQLLHVEIPNFGATVLGSLNEQRLLGHYCDVSILVKGQAFKAHRAVLAASSLYFRDLFSSSTKSQFELPSSVTPACFEQILTFCYTGKLTMAASEQLVVMYTAGYLQIQHIVERGMDLMFKANSPHCDSQTAGSLEETGSEPQSPCNNGNGLAVAALLGTPGWSPSLLMPPRKIKLEGGDPTPLTIPLMQSKISSSEFGSRLARGGSLFYTTAGGTPIPGMPPYHLQGAGGGGAGGGAGVERSSPGASSLPTTDSPTSYQNEDEEFEEEPCDGITEDAYSHLYGRLANPYGIQDKPEMAAMPLALESRNCVLIRRDLVALPASLISQIGYRCHPKLYTEGDPGEKLELVAGTQVFMTRGQLMNCHLCAGIKHKVLLRRLLATFFDRNTLANSCGTGIRSSTSDPSRKPLDSRVLNAVKLYCQNFNPNFKESEMNVIAADMCTNARRVRKRWLPKIKSMLPDGMEVYRAGMGMGAAVGLGLALGASQPGVPLPFEPEFKALEQRLYPDRKNPLRTHPPLTEGSPGPGAAAAEAEGEGVVQEEQEEEEDESGLEGVDGSLGAPTLIPGAEAGNSGDTPPEQEVEGFGQGLRVNGQ